Proteins found in one Enterococcus sp. 9D6_DIV0238 genomic segment:
- a CDS encoding methionine ABC transporter permease — protein sequence MKQAAVDTLFMTVVAMIFVIIIGFLLGLLLYSLSRNKSPLAKISYSVLSVVSNVFRSIPYIVLIILLMDFSRKLVGTGIGAKAAIPSLIVSAAPFYARLVEIAFREVDSGVLEAADAMGASKFQKIFKVLIPESKPALLSGITLTTITMIGFTAMAGIIGGGGLGGLAYQEGFSRNNNTVTLVATILILVIVFIIQFVGDQLVKRSDKR from the coding sequence ATGAAACAAGCGGCGGTCGATACATTGTTTATGACAGTCGTTGCAATGATTTTTGTCATTATTATCGGATTCTTGTTAGGATTGCTGTTATATAGTTTGAGCCGCAACAAGTCTCCTCTAGCGAAAATCAGCTATAGTGTGTTATCCGTTGTTAGTAATGTTTTCCGCTCGATTCCTTATATTGTATTGATCATCTTGTTGATGGATTTCTCTCGGAAATTAGTGGGAACAGGGATCGGTGCAAAAGCGGCTATCCCATCATTGATCGTATCTGCAGCACCCTTTTATGCTAGATTAGTTGAAATTGCATTTCGTGAAGTGGATAGTGGTGTATTAGAAGCTGCTGATGCGATGGGGGCTTCCAAATTTCAAAAGATTTTTAAAGTTTTGATTCCAGAAAGCAAACCAGCATTACTATCAGGAATCACGTTAACAACGATCACGATGATCGGATTTACGGCAATGGCCGGAATCATCGGTGGTGGTGGCCTTGGCGGGTTAGCTTACCAAGAAGGGTTTAGCCGGAACAATAATACAGTAACACTTGTAGCAACGATCTTGATTTTGGTGATTGTGTTTATCATTCAATTTGTCGGTGATCAATTGGTAAAACGTTCAGACAAACGATAA
- a CDS encoding MetQ/NlpA family ABC transporter substrate-binding protein, which produces MKKKLFGLAALAVVTVSLVACGGGNSKTDDSKTAGSDKESSVLKVGASASPHAEILEQVKPILKKEGVDLEIVQFDDYILPNKNLAEGDIDANYFQHIPYFNLQVKENKYDFANAGGIHIEPMGLYSKRIKDIKDLKDGATIITSNSESDWGRIITILQDADLVTVKDGVDLETATFEDIDKNPKNLKFIHNINPEVLTTTYNNDEADLVAINANFAYSAGLNPLKDSVLLEKDNSPYVNIVAVRSEDKDSDKIKKLVDALHSKEIQDWILEKWDGSVKPVDK; this is translated from the coding sequence ATGAAAAAGAAATTATTCGGTTTAGCAGCATTGGCAGTCGTTACGGTTAGTTTAGTAGCATGTGGTGGCGGAAATAGTAAAACAGATGATAGTAAAACTGCGGGATCAGACAAAGAATCTTCTGTTTTAAAAGTCGGCGCATCTGCTTCTCCACACGCAGAAATTTTGGAGCAAGTAAAACCAATCCTTAAAAAAGAAGGCGTTGATTTGGAAATCGTTCAATTCGATGATTACATTTTACCAAACAAAAATTTGGCAGAAGGCGATATCGATGCAAACTACTTCCAACATATTCCATACTTCAATCTACAAGTAAAAGAAAACAAATATGATTTCGCCAATGCGGGCGGTATCCATATCGAGCCAATGGGCTTATACTCAAAACGTATCAAAGATATCAAGGATTTGAAAGATGGCGCGACGATCATAACTTCTAACTCAGAATCAGACTGGGGCCGAATCATCACGATTTTACAAGATGCGGATTTAGTAACGGTCAAAGATGGTGTTGATCTAGAAACAGCAACATTTGAAGATATCGACAAAAACCCTAAAAACTTGAAGTTTATTCATAACATCAACCCTGAAGTCTTAACAACAACGTATAACAATGATGAAGCTGACCTTGTTGCGATCAATGCCAACTTTGCATACAGTGCAGGCTTGAATCCATTGAAAGATTCTGTCTTGCTTGAAAAAGATAACTCACCATATGTGAATATTGTTGCAGTTCGTTCAGAAGATAAAGATAGTGATAAAATCAAAAAATTGGTTGATGCCTTGCATAGTAAAGAAATCCAAGATTGGATTCTTGAAAAATGGGATGGCTCAGTGAAACCTGTAGATAAGTAA
- a CDS encoding methionine ABC transporter ATP-binding protein, producing the protein MPLIELQHVKKQFSGKNGQVTAVNDVSLSVEQGDIYGIVGYSGAGKSTLVRLLNGLELPTEGEVNIQGHNVAQMANRELRQFRKKIGMIFQHFNLLWSRTILENIMLPLELAGVPKSSRKERAQELLTLVGLEGRGDAYPSQLSGGQKQRVGIARALANNPEILLCDEATSALDPQTTDEVLDLLLEINKTLNLTIVLITHEMHVIRKICNKVAVMELGQIVEEGDVLEVFRNPQQAVTKRFVQQELEPKEDTEELLGELIKENPAGLVVTLQFSGDNANEPVISQVIRQFKVDINVVQGQVQQAKEGAFGTLTVMVLGEQNEVEKTLAFFKEKEVGLEVIHRGE; encoded by the coding sequence ATGCCTCTAATTGAATTACAACACGTAAAAAAACAATTTTCCGGTAAAAACGGGCAAGTAACGGCCGTCAATGATGTGTCTTTATCTGTTGAGCAGGGCGACATTTATGGTATCGTAGGTTACTCTGGAGCAGGAAAGAGTACCTTGGTTCGTCTGTTAAATGGCTTGGAACTGCCAACAGAAGGAGAAGTAAACATCCAAGGACACAATGTCGCGCAAATGGCGAATCGTGAACTTCGTCAGTTCCGCAAGAAGATCGGCATGATTTTCCAACATTTCAATCTGCTATGGTCAAGAACGATTTTAGAAAATATCATGTTGCCGTTAGAATTAGCCGGGGTGCCTAAAAGTAGTAGAAAAGAGCGAGCACAGGAGCTTTTGACTTTAGTTGGTTTAGAAGGCAGAGGAGATGCCTATCCAAGTCAGTTGTCCGGTGGCCAAAAACAACGGGTGGGGATCGCCAGAGCATTGGCAAATAATCCAGAGATCTTACTTTGTGATGAAGCAACCAGCGCCTTAGATCCGCAAACAACAGACGAAGTATTGGATCTACTACTTGAAATCAATAAAACATTGAATCTAACCATCGTATTGATCACACACGAAATGCATGTGATCCGTAAAATTTGTAATAAGGTAGCTGTAATGGAGCTTGGACAAATCGTGGAAGAAGGAGACGTATTAGAAGTTTTCAGAAATCCCCAACAAGCTGTCACAAAACGTTTTGTTCAACAAGAACTTGAACCAAAAGAAGACACAGAAGAACTACTTGGTGAGTTGATCAAAGAAAATCCAGCTGGTTTAGTCGTTACGCTTCAGTTTAGTGGAGACAATGCCAATGAACCAGTGATTTCTCAAGTGATTCGTCAGTTTAAAGTGGACATCAATGTCGTTCAAGGTCAAGTGCAGCAAGCGAAAGAAGGCGCCTTTGGAACTTTGACGGTCATGGTTTTAGGAGAGCAAAATGAAGTCGAAAAGACACTCGCTTTCTTCAAAGAAAAAGAAGTTGGGTTGGAGGTGATTCACCGTGGCGAATGA